From the Tenacibaculum dicentrarchi genome, the window AGCACCTACTTTTACATCTTTTTTAAGTAATTTAGATACTTCTGGTAATATTACTCTAGCTAAAGAAGATACATTTATCAATTTTTCATTTAAAGCCTCTTCTATAAAAGGTGTTTTTCTTATAGTAATTTCAACAGCTTCTTGAATTGTTTTCATTGTTGTTTAATTTTAAACGAAAATACTTAAAATACAACCAATAGTAAAATTTTTCTAAAACATTTAAATTGTTTATTTTTAATACAAAATAAATGTAAATCAGATTTTTAAGTTATGTTTGTTTCTTATCTTTACAAGGCTTTTTTATCACCTAAATAAAGGTAATAGTGATTGATGAATTTTCTTTAAGAAAGGTTATTTTATTAAATGCAAACAACTAATCTAATCTATTTGTTAACTTCAAAAATTCATCTTTCGCTTCTTTTTTACCATATAACACATTATATACTGCTTGTATAATAGGTGTATTAGCATCAATTTTTTGATTTATTTCGTAGGCACTTTTTGTAGCATAATATCCTTCGGCAACCATACTCATTTCTAACATTGCCGATTTTACAGTATAGCCTTTACCAATCATATTTCCAAATAATCTATTTCTACTAAAAACCGAATACCCTGTAACTAATAAATCACCTAAATAAGCCGAATCATTAATGTTTCGATTCATTTTATCAACCTTTTCGATAAATCGTTTCATTTCACGAATGGCATTACTCATTAATACTGCCTGAAAATTATCTCCATATCCTAAACCATGTGCAATACCTGCTGCGATGGCATAAATATTTTTTAACATTGCGGCGTATTCTGTACCAATAATATCATCAGAAATTTTTATTTTGATATAACGACTCGCAATAAATTGGCTTAAATACTCTGCTTTTTTTTCATCTTGACAAGCAATTGTTAAGTATGATAGGCGCTCCATAGCAACTTCTTCTGCATGACAAGGACCTGTAAGAACTCCTATATTTTGATAAGGGATATTATAATTTTCATGAAAATGTTCACCTACAATTAAACCTGTTTCGGGTACAATACCTTTAATAGCTGAAAAAATTATTTTATCTTTTAGTGAAATTGATAATTTATCTAATGCTGTTTTTAAAAATGCAGAAGGAATTGCAAAAATTAAGATATCATAATTTTCAACGATATAATTCATATCATCAGACAAATCTAACTGCTTGGTATTAAATTCTGCGGAGCTTAAATAATTAGGATTGTGTTTGTTTCTTTTTATATGCTCAATAGCATATATACTACGCATGTACCATCCGATATTTTCTAAATTTTCAGATAACATTTTTACAATGGCTGTAGCCCAACTTCCACCACCTAAAACAGCTATTTTAGTTTGCTTATTCATAATATAGTTTGATTAATGGGCTAAATTAATAAATCTATATCCTTCTAGTAAAAGTTATGAGTATTATTATATTTGAATTTTGAAAACTTTTTATAAAAAACATGAACGTACAACTAATAAATAAATCGAAACATCAAACACCTGCTTACGAAAGCCAAGGTGCTGCAGGAATGGATTTACGTGCAAATATTGAAAAGCCTATTACTTTAAAACCTTTAGAAAGAGCAATTATAAAAACAGGGTTATTTATTGCATTGCCTATCGGTTTTGAAGCACAAGTACGCCCAAGAAGCGGATTATCAGCTAAAAATGGAGTAACAGTATTAAATTCTCCAGGTACTATTGATGCGGATTATCGAGGGGAAATTGGCGTTATTTTAGTCAATTTATCAAACCAAGATTTTACTGTAAATGATGGTGAACGTATTGCACAATTA encodes:
- a CDS encoding NAD(P)H-dependent glycerol-3-phosphate dehydrogenase — protein: MNKQTKIAVLGGGSWATAIVKMLSENLENIGWYMRSIYAIEHIKRNKHNPNYLSSAEFNTKQLDLSDDMNYIVENYDILIFAIPSAFLKTALDKLSISLKDKIIFSAIKGIVPETGLIVGEHFHENYNIPYQNIGVLTGPCHAEEVAMERLSYLTIACQDEKKAEYLSQFIASRYIKIKISDDIIGTEYAAMLKNIYAIAAGIAHGLGYGDNFQAVLMSNAIREMKRFIEKVDKMNRNINDSAYLGDLLVTGYSVFSRNRLFGNMIGKGYTVKSAMLEMSMVAEGYYATKSAYEINQKIDANTPIIQAVYNVLYGKKEAKDEFLKLTNRLD
- the dut gene encoding dUTP diphosphatase → MNVQLINKSKHQTPAYESQGAAGMDLRANIEKPITLKPLERAIIKTGLFIALPIGFEAQVRPRSGLSAKNGVTVLNSPGTIDADYRGEIGVILVNLSNQDFTVNDGERIAQLIIAKHERVNWQEVSALNETERGTGGFGSTGV